The following nucleotide sequence is from Dyella sp. BiH032.
GAAGGCCTGATGGTCGGCCTGGTCGAATCCGGCTGGAGCCTGCGCTACGGCATCTACCGCATGCCGCGCGAAGCGAATGGCTCGCAGCTCGTGCCGTCGCTGCAACGCGCGCGCGGACAGCAGATGGAGCTGACCCTCCAGCCGCAGAAGGACGGCTGGGCGCTGCGCGCCCTGGTCTTCCAGAACCAGGCCAGCATGGGCATCTACCGCAAGGTCATCGCCGAGGCGCTGGCGAACGGCACGGTGCCGGACATCCGCGCCGACGACCGTCCGGGCCGCCACAAGTACGGCTTCGGCCTCAACGGCGAGCTACCGTTGGCGGACGACGGCGATACCGGGCTGTTCATGCGCGCGGGCTGGAACGACGGGCGCAACGAGTCGTTCGCGTTCACCGAAGTGGATCGCACCGTCGGCGGCGGATTCCAGCTGTCCGGAGCCCACTGGGGGCGCACGCAGGACCATCTGAGCGTGGGCGTGGCGGTGAATGCGCTTTCGGCACCGCACCGGGAGTACCTCGCCCTGGGCGGCAGCGGATTCGTGCTGGGCGATGGCGCGCTGAACTACGGGCGCGAGCAGATCGTGGAGGCCTACTACAGCTTCATGCCCTTCGAACACCTGACGCTGAGCCCGGATCTGCAATGGGTGCGGCACCCCGGTTACAACCGCGACCGTGGGCCGGCGCGCTTCGTGGCCCTGCGAGCGCACGTGGAATTCTGACGCGCACCCACGCGCAAGAACTCGGCACACTGAATCAGCTGGCAGCCCAATGTCCGTGGCGGACGGGAGCGTTCCGCCATGGCGCCGCCAGTCGCCATGCCGCCCGGCCCGGCCTCTCCATGCAGGGAAGCCGGGCCACTCCCAACTAGCCGGTATGTGTTATTTGCCCCCGCCCAGCCGCCTGACAAGCTCCCGGACACCCCCTTCCGGGATGCCGTCATGCGCCAGTTCTATCGCCACTTCTATTTCTGGGTCCTGCTCGCGATCGTCGCGGGCGGACTGATCGGCCACTACTCGCCCGAGACCGGCGTGGCGCTCAAACCGCTGGGCGACGGTTTCATCGCGCTGGTGAAGATGCTGATCGGCCCGATCATCTTCCTCACCGTGGTGCTGGGCATCGCCGGCGTCTCCGACGTGAAGAAAGTCGGCCGCGTGGGCGCGAAGGCGATTCTCTACTTCGAAGTGGTCTCCAGCTTCGCGCTGGTGATCGGCTTGGTGGTGGTCAACACGCTCAAGCCGGGCGTCGGCTTCAATGCCACCCCGGCCTCCCTCGATGCCGCGGCGGTGGCCAAGTACGCCAATGCCGCGCACGAGCAGGGCACCGTGCAATTCCTGCTGCACCTGATCCCCAAGACCTTCAGCGATGCCTTCAGCGGCGACGGCGACCTGCTGCAGGTGCTGCTGCTCGCCCTGCTGTTCGGCTTTGCCATGATCCACGTCGGCGAGCGCGCCAAACCGGTGATGACGCTGCTGGAATCGCTGTCCAAGGTGTTCTTCCGCATCATGGGCATGATCATGCGCCTGGCGCCGCTCGGTGCGATGGGCGCGATGGCCTTCACCATCGGCAAGTACGGCGTGCACAGCCTGGGGCCGCTGCTGAAGCTGATGGGCAGTTTCTATCTGGCTTGCGTGCTGTTCGTGGTGGTGGTGCTCGGCGCGATCGCGCGCGCCACCGGCTTCAGCATCTTCAAATTCCTCCGCTACATCCGCGACGAACTGCTGCTGGTGCTGGGCACCTCGTCGTCCGAATCCGCGCTGGTTCCGCTGATGCAGAAACTGGAACGGCTGGGCTGTTCCAAGTCCGTGGTCGGCCTGGTGGTGCCCAGCGGCTATTCGTTCAACCTGGACGGCACCAACATCTACCTGACCATGGCCGCGATCTTCGTCGCGCAGGCGCTGGGCGTGGAACTGTCGCTCACCCAGGAACTGACCCTGCTCGCGGTGGCGATGCTGACGTCCAAAGGCGCGTCCGGCGTCACGGGCGCGGGTTTCATCACGTTGGCCGCCACACTCGCGGTCGTACCTTCGGTGCCAGTGGCCGGCCTTTCGCTGATCCTGGGCATCGACCGCTTCATGAGCGAAGCGCGCGCCATCACCAACATCATCGGCAACGGCGTGGCCACCGTGGTGGTCTCGCATTGGGAGAAGGAACTCGACCACGCCAGCCTGCAGGCCGCGCTGGACGGCCGCCCGCCCTCGCCCGCCGCGGACGAGGCCACCCTGCTCTCCGACGCCGGCTGAGCCGCCGGTTCCTTCCGAAGCCCACGAGGCCGCCATGACATCCTTTCGCGCGTTCGCCGTCTCCCTTCTTGCCTGCAGTGTGGGCGTGGGCCTCCCTGCCGGCGCCCGCGCCGCCGACATCAACAACTGGCCGATCAAGTACACCGCGCCGGGCGGCAGCGAGTGGATGCTCTACGGCAACTACCAGTACGACTGGATGGACGTCAGCGGCAGCAAGAAGCTGGAGGACGCCCACACCAACCGGCGCAAGGAGTTCGGCTTCATCGCGCGCAAGAAGGACCAGTGGGACGCCATGGTCTATTTCGACTTCCAGTCCAAGCAGTGGCTGGACGTCTATTGGCGCATGGAGACCAAATGGCTGTTCGGCCAGGACTACGGCAAGCTCCGCTTCGGTTACAGCAAGCTGCCCGTCGGCTTCGAAGGCGTCACCAGCGCGCGCAACGACAGCTTCATGGAACTGGCCCTGCCGCTGCAGGCGTTCTATGAAACGCGCCGCACGGGCATCGACTGGGCATTCGAGCGCCCGACGTACCTCATCAATGCCGGCTACTACTTCGGCGAAGACCTGCAAGGCGACAACGACGGCACCACCGTCGCCGCACGCGCCGCATGGACCCCGCTGAAGAAGGAAGGCGATGTGCTGCACCTCGGCGTCTCCGCGTCGGTGGAGCACCCGGACGCCACCACCGACGGCCGCGGCGTCGATCATTCGCCCGCGGCGCGCTGGCGCGCCAGGCCCGAGGCTGGCCTGACGACCGTGCGCCTGATCGACAGCGGCTCGCTCAGTCACGTCGACAGCAATCGCCGCCTGGGCCTGGAGGGGCTGTGGATCCATGGTCCGCTCTCGTTCCAGGGCGAGTACCTGCACGCCCACAGCGAGCGCGCGGACGGCCTGCCCGACTACACCGCCGACGGCTGGTATGCCTTCGGCAGCTATGTGCTGACCGGCGAATCGCGCCCATACACCGCCGGCAACGTCGGCAATATCAAGCCACGCGGCGCGTGGGGTGCCGTGGAGCTGCTCATGCGCTACAGCACGCTGGACCTGGACCACGGCAAGATCCTCGGCGGCCGCGAGCATGACCTCACCTTCGGCGCCAACTGGTATCTCACGCAGCACTTCAAGTTCCAGGCGAACTACGTGAAGGTCCACGCCACGCGTCAGGGCAAGCGCGAAGACCCGGACATCCTCGAGCTGCGCGCGCAGGTGTACTTCTGACCGGGAAAGAGGCGACAGACGCATGAGCACGACGATACAAGCACTCGCCGCGCGCGCCCCGGCCATGACGGCCGGCCAGCGCCTGCGCTCGATCTTCAGCGGCTCGATCGGCAACCTGGTCGAGTGGTACGACTGGTATGTGTATTCGGCGTTCTCGCTGTACTTCGCCCACGTGTTCTTTCCGGCGAGCGATCAGACCACGCAGCTGCTCAACACCTCCGGCATCTTCGCGGTGGGCTTCCTGATGCGCCCGCTGGGCGGCTGGCTGCTGGGCACCTTCGCCGACCGGCGCGGGCGCAAGGCCGCCCTGCTGCTGTCGGTGTTCATGATGAGCCTGGGTTCGCTGATCATCGGCCTGTCGCCCGGCTACGAGCACATCGGCGTGGCCGCGCCGATCCTGCTGGTACTGGCGCGCCTGCTTCAGGGCCTGTCGATCGGCGGCGAATACGGTACCTCCGCCACCTATCTCAGCGAGATGGCACCGCGCGAAAGCCGCGGCTTCTGGTCCAGCATCCAGTACGTGACCCTGGTGGCCGGTCAGCTCATCGCGCTCGCGCTGCTGGTGGTGCTGCAGCAATTCGTGCTCAGCGCCGAGCAGCTGCATGCCTGGGGCTGGCGCATTCCGTTCCTGATCGGCGCCCTGCTGGCGGTGATCGCGGTGATCATCCGCCGCAACATGGACGAGACGGCGTCGTTCAAGAAGGCCGCGCACCTGGAGAGCCCGCTACGCACCCTGCTGCGCCATCCGCGCGAGGTGCTGACCGTGATCGGCCTGACCATGGGCGGCACGCTGGCCTTCTATACGTACACCACGTACATGCAGAAATTCCTGGTGAACTCGGCCGGCATGAGCAAGGACGACGCCACCTCGATCTCCACCGCGGCGCTGTTCATCTACGCGCTGCTGCAACCGGCCTTCGGCGCGCTGTCGGACCGCATCGGCCGCCGGCCGCTGCTGATCGGCTTCGGCGTACTCGGCGCGTTAGGCACCTACCCCATCCTATCCACGCTCAAGGAAGCCCACGACTGGTGGCAGGCGTTCGGCCTGATCATGCTCGCGCTGGTCATCGTCAGCGGCTATACCTCGATCAACGCGGTGGTGAAGGCGGAGCTGTTCCCCACCGAGATCCGCGCGATCGGCGTCGGCCTGCCCTATGCGCTGGCGCTGTCGGTCTTCGGCGGCACCGCCGAGTACTTGGCGCTGTGGTTCAAGAAGATCGGCCACGAGGACTACTTCTACTGGTACGTCACCGCCTGCATCACCTGTTCCCTGCTGGTATACATAGGCATGCGCGATACCCGGCGGCATTCGCGCATCGTCGAGGACTGAACGCCGCGCGCGTCGCGCGGGGAATGGATGCCAGGCCGCCCGATCCGAACAGGCATTCCGTTCCCGAACAGGCATGGCCATCTCGTTCCGCCATGGCAAGACCGCCGCCGTCGCCGCCCTGCTCGCGGCCGGCATCGCGCTGTCTGCCCTGCTCGCCTACCGCATCGCCCTGCGCCACGCGCTGGGCAACCTGGCCGAGGACAGCGCACAGCAGCTGCAACTGCAATCGCTGGCTCTGCAGCGGCTGATCGATCGTTATCGCGTCCTACCGGGTACGCTGGCGCTCGACCCGGAGCTGCGCGCCGCCCTGGTCACACCGCCGGACGCCGCCACGCAGCACTACCTCAACGTCAAGCTGGAACACGCCAACGGGGTCACCCACGCTTCCACGCTCACCCTGCTGGACCGCGACGGACTCGCCTTGGCCGCCAACAACTGGCGCGAGCCGAGCAGCAACGTCGGCCACCGCTACGATTTCCGGCCGTACTTCCAGCAAGCGGTGGCCAAGGGGCTCGGTACGTTCTACGCCGTCGGCATCTCCACGCACGTGCCGGGCTACTTCATCGCCGAAGCGGTCAAGGGCGCCAAAGGCGAAGTGCTCGGCGTGATCTCGGTGAAAGTTCCGCTGGGCGAGCTCGAACGCGAGTGGCTGCACGGCGAAGACACGCTGCTGCTGAGCGACAAGATGGGCATCGTATTCCTCACCAACCGCAACGAATGGGAATTCCGCGAACTTGCCGCCCTGCGCCCCGACGAGGCGGCACGTCTCGAAGCCACCCGCCAGTACGAGGGACAGCAGCTGCGGCCGGCCCGATACCGCACCCTGGACGAACTGGACGACGGCAGCCTCCTGGTCCGCGCCACGGAGCCGGCCATGCGGGGCCCGCTGCTGTGGACCTCGCTGAGCCTGCCGCTGGAAGGCTGGACCCTGCACCTGCTGCGCAGTGCTTCCCGCAGCCTCGCCACAGCACGCGTCGCCGCCGCGGTCGCGGCGGCGGCCTGGGCGCCGCTGATCTTCTTCGGCCTGTTCCTGCAGCAACGCCGCCGGCTGATCCAGCATCGCCTGCAAAGCCGTGCCGAACTGGAGCGCCTGGTCGCCCACTACACCGGCGAGCTGCGCTCGGCGCAGGACAGCGTGGTGCAGGCCGCCGAAGCCGCCGCCAGCCGCAACGCCAGCCTGGAACATCTGCCCCAGGGCGTCAGCGTGGTCGACAAAGAGTTGCGCCTGGTCGCCTGGAATACGCGCTACCAGGAGATCTTCAAATTCCCGCCCGGCCTGCTGCGTGCCGGCATGCCGATCGAAGAGGTGCTGCGCTACAACGCGCGGCTCGGCCGGCTCGGCCCCGGCTCGGTGGAGGAAGCGATCCAGCGCCGCCTCGATCATATGCGCAGCGGTTCGGCGCACATGTTCGAGCGCGAACGGCCCGACGGCAGCGTGCTGGAAATCCGCGGCAACCCGCTGCCCGGCGGTGGCTTCGTCACCAGCTTCGCCGACATCACCGCGTACAAGGCCGCCGCGCGCGAGCTGCGCAACCTCGCCACCACGCTCGAACAGCGCATCGAAGAACGCACGCGCGACCTCGAAGCGGCCAAGGCCGAGGCCGAACGCGCCAACCGCAGCAAGACCCGCTTCGTCGCCGCGGCCGTGCACGACTTGCTGCAGCCGCTCAACGCGGCGCGAATGTACGTGGGCGTGCTGCGCGGCCACCTGCCCGGCGGCGACGACCGCGAACTGGCCGACCGGGTGGAAAGCGCGCTGGAAGCGCAGGACGAACTGCTCGCCAGCCTGCTCGACATCGCGCGGCTGGAAGCGGGCGCCCTGGCCGCCAAGCCCGTGGATCTGCCGCTGGAGCCGCTGCTCACGGGTCTGGCGCGGCAGTTCGGCATCCTTGCGCAATCGCGCGGCCTGGTGCTGCACTACGTACCCAGCCATGCAATGGTACATAGCGACCCGCTGCTGCTGCGGCGCATCCTGCAGAACTTCCTTTCCAACGCGATCCACTACACGCCACGCGGGCGCGTACTGCTCGGCTGCCGCCGCGGGCACGACAGCGTGCGCATCGAAGTGTGGGATACCGGCGTGGGCATTCCCGCGACCAAGCAGCAGGCGATCTTCGAGGAGTTCCGCCGCCTCGACACCGGCATCGACCGCGATGGCCGCAGTGCCGGCCTGGGCCTGTCGATCGTCGACCGCATCGCAAGGCTGCTCGGCCACCGCATCGGCCTGCGCTCCTGGCCGGAACGCGGCAGCGTGTTCTCTGTCACCGTGCCCTTGGGCGACCCCGTCGGTGTCGCGGAACCGGCCAAGCCGAACGGCACGGTGACAGACGAGGATTCCCCCCTGCGCGGCTGTAGCGTTTGGTGCGTCGACGACGCCCCGCAGGTCCGCGAAGCCACCGCCGCGCTGCTGCGGCACTGGGGTTGCGAGGTCACCCTCGCGGACGGCGCGGAGCAGGCCTTGGCGCTGGCCCACGCCAACGCCGCCCCCGACCTGCTGCTACTGGACTACCAGCTCGGCGACGAACACACCGGCCTGGACCTGCTGCCCCGCCTCGCCATGCAATGGGGCAAGCAACCACCGACCATCGTGCTCTCCGCACAGAAAGACCCGCAGACGCGAACACGCGTCCAGGAAGCCGGCCTCCGCTTCCTGGCCAAACCCGCCACCCCCGCCGCCCTGCGGGCGATGATGTCGCAGATGCTGCTGGCGAGCCTCGGCGAAGCGAGGGCGGCAAACGACGGAAGTTTCGCTCCGTAGCACCCCTCATCCCGCCTTCTCTCCCACGGGGACTACCTTCGGGTCGCCCGGAGGGGAGAAGGAGAAGTGCGGTACCGAGGCAAGCAAGAGCGAGCGAAGCGACGCTCCGTGTCGCTCTTGATCTCCCGGGTTCCCTTCGCGGCGGTGAGGGCTGGACGATCAGGCCGCCAAAGGCGGGCGGGGACAGGACGTCCCCGCCTTTTCGATCAGGGCATGGATGCCCTGTCGAAAAGCCCGGCCAGCCCTCAACGCACCCGGAGCAGCGTAGGCTGCGGAGGGCGCCGCGCAGGGGGCCTTTTCTTCTTGGTTACTTCTTCTTTGGGCAAGCAAAGAAGAAGTAACTCGCTCTCCGGCAGGAGAGCGAAACCCTCGCCCTCCGGGCGAGACCAGACTGGCGACCACGTCGCGACAACCGAGCGATACCGCCACTGGATGACTCGCTACGCCCGCCCCTTCGGGGCGGCCCTCCAGGCGTTCTCCGCGCGACGCACTCCGTCCGGCCCGCGACGGAATGACGAGTAGGTAGGGGCGAGGCTGACTCAGCGCCTCCCGTTGGGGTTCGCAGGCTCACCCCAACCTACGCCCACCCTGACCTCAAATCGCCGTCGACGGCGACTCATCCAAATCCAGCGACTTCGCCAACACCGCCGCCTGCGTCCGCGACCGGCAATCCAACTTCTTCAACACCGCCGTCACATGAATCTTCACCGTGTTCTCCGCCAATCCGAGCTGATCGGCGATCTGCTTGTTGAGCAACCCCTCCGCAAGCAACATCAACACACGCAGCTGCTGCGGCGTGAGCTGCGCCAGCCGTGCCGCCAGCGCGGCATCCTGCTCACTGCGCTCGGCCTTCTCGGCGGGGAACCAGCTGCCGCCTGCGAGCACCTCGCGCACGGCCTCGCCCAACGTGCCCACGGGCGCCGACTTGGACACGAAACCCGCGGCGCCGAACTGCTGCGCCCGGCGCACCGTGCGTGGATGATCGTTGGACGAGATCACGATGACCGGCACCTCCGGGCGCTCGCCGCGCAGCAGCACCAGCGAGGAAAAACCCATCGCGCCGGGCATCGCCAGGTCCAGCAGCACCAGATCGATGGCCGCTGCGCCGGCCAATGCGGTTTCCAGCGCGCTTTGGCTGGCCACCTCCAGCATGCGCGCGCCGGGCAGCGCCTCACGCAGCGCGTGCAGGATCGCAGCGCGGAACATCGGGTGATCGTCGGCGACAAGAATGGTTTGCACGGCTGCCCTCTTCTTCTGAGCGGACGGATCGGTCGCCGCCGGCGGCCGTTGCCCTTCGCGCCGGAGGCGCGACCGCTGGTGTTTTAACAGAGGCTCGCAGCGGCGGCTATCGCGATGCTTGACCCTTACGTAACGTAAGGCCTCAGTGTTCGGCCCCGCACCGAAGGAGAACCCCATGCTGTTGACTGTTGGCGAACTGGCGCGGCGTTGCGGGCTGACCGTCCGCACCTTGCATCACTACGACACCATCGGCCTGCTGAAGCCTTCAGTGCGCTCCGCTGCCGGCTATCGACTCTACGATCGGGCGAACATCGAACGCCTGCATCGCATCCGCGCCCTGCACCAGTTGGGCCTGTCGCTGGCCGCCATCGGAGACGCCCTGTCCGGGCCGCAGGCGCCGCTGCCGGAGGTGATCGATCGCCAGATCGCCAGCCTCGACCGCGAGCTGGCCAAGGCCGCGCTGCTGCGCGAGCGGCTGCTCCGGCTGCGCATACAGCTGGATACCGGACAGTCCCCCGACCTGGCCGACTGGCTGGACACGCTCGAGACCATGACCATGTACGAAAAGTACTTTTCCGCCGACGAACTGAAGACCCTGCCGCTGCACACCGACCCCGACGTACTGCCCGAATGGAGGGCGCTGGTCACCGCGGTGCAGGCGGCGATGGACCGCGGCGCGACCGCACAGGACCACGACGCACAGCTGCTGGCGCTGCGCTGGATGACCATGCTCGGGCGCGGCACCGGCAACAACCCCGCCTATCTGTTGCGCCTGCTGGACATCAACGAACAAGAGCCCTGCATGCGCGAGCGCAGCGGCATCACCCGCGAGCTGGAGCGCTTCGTGGAGCAGTCGCTGATCGCCGCGCGGCTGTCGATCTTCGCCCACTACCTGGATGCGCGGGAGATGGAGCGAATGCAGGCGCATTACGGCGCGCAGATGCATGCCTGGCCCGTGCTGATCGCGGAACTGCGCCATGCCATGAACGACCAGCTTCCGCCCGCGCACCCGCACGTGCAGGCCAAGGCGCGGCGCTGGATGGAGCTGTTCTTCGCTTATGCCGGCGACGACCCGGCCACGCATGCCCGCATTCGCGAGGCCTATGCGAAGGAGCCGGACCTGCGCAGCGGCAGCTCGGTGGACGAACCGCTGCTGGCCTATGTGCGCAGCGCGTGGGAAAGCGTGCAGGCGGCGACGCACTGAGTTCCTCAACGAAGAAGGGCGGCCCAAGGGCCGCCCTTCCTCAGCTTCGATACCGAAGCGGCTTACTTCTTGGCGAACAGGTGCTCGACGCCGGCGCGCTCTTCGCGCAGTTCCTTGTCGGTCGCTTCCATGCGGGCGCGCGAGAAGTCGTTGATCGCCAGGCCCTGCACGATCTCGTACTTGCCGTTCTTCACCGTCACCGGGTAGCCGTAGATCACGCCCGGAGCGATGCCGTACGAGCCGTCGGAAGGAATGCCCATCGAGACCCAGTCACCGTCCACGGTACCCAGCGCCCAGTCGCGCATGTGGTCGATCGCGGCCGACGCGGCCGACGCAGCGGACGACGCGCCGCGCGCCTTGATGATCGCCGCGCCGCGCTGCTGCACGGTCGGGATGAAGGTGCCTTCGTACCAGGCCTGGTCCACCTGCTCGAGCGCCGGCTTGCCCTTCACCGAAGCCTGGTGCAGGTCCGGATACTGGGTGGAGCTGTGGTTGCCCCAGATGGTGACCTTCTTGATGTCGGTGGTGTGCGCACCGGTCTTCTCGGCCAGCTGCGACAGAGCGCGGTTGTGGTCCAGGCGCACCATCGCGGTGAAGCACTTCGGATCGAGGTCCGGGGCGTTCTGCTGGGCGATCAGCGCATTGGTGTTGGCCGGGTTGCCCACCACCAGCACCTTCACGTCGCGCTTGGCGTGGTCGTTCAGCGCCTTGCCCTGCGGGCCGAAGATGGCGCCGTTGGCTTCGAGCAGGTCCTTGCGCTCCATGCCCGGGCCACGCGGACGCGCGCCGACCAGCAGGGCGTAGTCCACGTCCTTGAAGGCGACGTTGAGGTCGTCGGTGGCGACGACGCCGGCCAGGGTCGGGAACGCACAATCGTTCAGTTCCATCACCACGCCCTGCAGGGCGGGCAGCGCCGGGGTGATCTCCAGCAGATGCAGGATCACCGGCTGGTCCTTGCCGAGCATGTCGCCGGCGGCGATGCGGAACAGCAGGGCATAACCGATCTGGCCGGCAGCGCCGGTAACGGCAACGCGAACGGGGGCTTTCATCACTTGCACTCCTTCAGGGGACAGGTGGGCCGTGCCCACCGAGTTAATCGGGGTGGGCTCGCGGACCCACCGATGCGATGGATCAGGTCAGCTCGGCGAAGAAGGCCTGGATACGCTCCAGTCCCGGCTTCAGCTGCGCCGTGGGACAGGTGTACGAAATGCGCATCGCGCGCGGCTCGCCGAAGGCGGAGCCCGGCACGCAGGCCACACCGGTCGCTTCCAGCAGCGCGGCGCAGAACTCCACGTCGTTGGCGATCTTCGTGCCCTGGTGGCTCTTGCCGAAGGCTACGGAAATGTCGGGGAACGCGTAGAACGCGCCCTGTGGACGCGGGCACACCACGCCGGGGATCGCGCGCAGCGCATCTACGACCACGTCGCGCTTGCCGGCGAATTCCTCGCACTTGGCGCGCGGAATGTCCTGCGGGCCGGCGAACGCCGCGACGGCTGCCGCAGTGATCACTTCCGGCACGCTGGTGATGTGGTTGGAGTTGAGCGTGGTCACCGCCTTGGCCACCGATTCGGGACCGGCGATCAGGCCCACGCGCCAGCCCGGCATGCCGTAGGTCTTGGAGACCGAGTCGACGAACACCAGCCGCTCGCGCAGTTCGGGGCGCGCGAACACGAAGTTGTGGTAGCCCAGCCCGTCGAACACCATCGAGTTGTAGATGTCGTCGGTGATGATCCACGTGTCCGGATACTTCGCCAGCACGTCCGCCAGCGCGGCGATTTCCTCGCGCGTGTAGACCATGCCGGTGGGGTTGGACGGGTTGTTGAACAGGAACACCTTCGGCTTGCGCTTGAGCGCTTCTTCCAACTGCGCGGGCACCAGCTTGTAGTTCTGTTCCGGGCCGCAGTGCAGCACGTTGGCCTTGGCGCCGACGATGTCCGCGATGTCGTGGTAGGTGGTCCAGTACGGCGCGGCGAAGCAGATTTCGTCGCCCTCGTCGAGCATGGCCTCGGCCAGGTTGTACAGCACCTGCTTGGCACCGATGCCGATGGAGAGATTCAGGCGGCCGTAGCCGGTGAAGCCCAGCGCCTCGATGTGCTTGAGGAAGGCGTCCAGCAGCGCGTCGGCGCCGCGGTTGCTGCCGTACTGGCCGGAGTCGTGCTTGAGCGCCTCGCGCGCCGCTTCGTACACATGCTCGCCGGGAAGAAAGTTCGGCACGCCGATGGAGAAGCTGATGATGTCGCGGCCGGCGGCTTTCAGCTGCCTGGCCTTCTCGGCGATGACCATGATCGCGCTGGGCTTGGCACGGCCGACACGCTGGGCGAGCTGGGGCATGACTTCCTCGGGTTAGAGCCGGTGGAGGGGGGAGGAGGCAGCAAACCCGGCGATTTTAGCATGCGGCGCCGCGTCATCCCGTACCGGCGCGCCCAGCGGACCCGGGTGCATTCCACGACGGGCCCATGCATGATGCGCGGGCCACGCCCTCCACCGCACGGAGCCGGGGCAGCGGGCCACGGGACGGCGCCCGCCAGACGTACTCAGGGGACCTTTCCAACCATCTCGGAGGACACGGGTATGCATTGGCTTTGGGTTTTCATCGTCGGTCTGGTCGTCGGCCTGCTCGCCAAGGCCATCATGCCGGGCAAGGACCCGGGCGGTTTCATCATCACGGGGTTGCTGGGCATCGCCGGTTCGGTCATTTCGACCTATATCGGCGAGCAGCTCGGCTGGTGGCCCGCGACGGGCTTCGTGCATTTCCTGGGCTCGATTGCCGGCGCGATCGTGCTGTTGCTGCTCTACCACTTCCTGTTCAAGCGCAAAGCCGCGGCCTGAG
It contains:
- a CDS encoding MerR family transcriptional regulator, whose product is MLLTVGELARRCGLTVRTLHHYDTIGLLKPSVRSAAGYRLYDRANIERLHRIRALHQLGLSLAAIGDALSGPQAPLPEVIDRQIASLDRELAKAALLRERLLRLRIQLDTGQSPDLADWLDTLETMTMYEKYFSADELKTLPLHTDPDVLPEWRALVTAVQAAMDRGATAQDHDAQLLALRWMTMLGRGTGNNPAYLLRLLDINEQEPCMRERSGITRELERFVEQSLIAARLSIFAHYLDAREMERMQAHYGAQMHAWPVLIAELRHAMNDQLPPAHPHVQAKARRWMELFFAYAGDDPATHARIREAYAKEPDLRSGSSVDEPLLAYVRSAWESVQAATH
- a CDS encoding malate dehydrogenase → MKAPVRVAVTGAAGQIGYALLFRIAAGDMLGKDQPVILHLLEITPALPALQGVVMELNDCAFPTLAGVVATDDLNVAFKDVDYALLVGARPRGPGMERKDLLEANGAIFGPQGKALNDHAKRDVKVLVVGNPANTNALIAQQNAPDLDPKCFTAMVRLDHNRALSQLAEKTGAHTTDIKKVTIWGNHSSTQYPDLHQASVKGKPALEQVDQAWYEGTFIPTVQQRGAAIIKARGASSAASAASAAIDHMRDWALGTVDGDWVSMGIPSDGSYGIAPGVIYGYPVTVKNGKYEIVQGLAINDFSRARMEATDKELREERAGVEHLFAKK
- a CDS encoding aminotransferase class I/II-fold pyridoxal phosphate-dependent enzyme, whose protein sequence is MPQLAQRVGRAKPSAIMVIAEKARQLKAAGRDIISFSIGVPNFLPGEHVYEAAREALKHDSGQYGSNRGADALLDAFLKHIEALGFTGYGRLNLSIGIGAKQVLYNLAEAMLDEGDEICFAAPYWTTYHDIADIVGAKANVLHCGPEQNYKLVPAQLEEALKRKPKVFLFNNPSNPTGMVYTREEIAALADVLAKYPDTWIITDDIYNSMVFDGLGYHNFVFARPELRERLVFVDSVSKTYGMPGWRVGLIAGPESVAKAVTTLNSNHITSVPEVITAAAVAAFAGPQDIPRAKCEEFAGKRDVVVDALRAIPGVVCPRPQGAFYAFPDISVAFGKSHQGTKIANDVEFCAALLEATGVACVPGSAFGEPRAMRISYTCPTAQLKPGLERIQAFFAELT
- a CDS encoding GlsB/YeaQ/YmgE family stress response membrane protein, with the translated sequence MHWLWVFIVGLVVGLLAKAIMPGKDPGGFIITGLLGIAGSVISTYIGEQLGWWPATGFVHFLGSIAGAIVLLLLYHFLFKRKAAA